From Girardinichthys multiradiatus isolate DD_20200921_A chromosome 3, DD_fGirMul_XY1, whole genome shotgun sequence, the proteins below share one genomic window:
- the atg12 gene encoding ubiquitin-like protein ATG12 isoform X2, translating to MAAIFCLANKLDVLLKAVGDTPIMKTKKWAVDRGRTVQSLAQFISRFLKLDANEQLFIYVHQSFAPSPDQEVGVLFDCFASDGKLVLHYCKSQAWG from the exons TTGATGTGCTGCTGAAGGCTGTGGGAGACACTCCtataatgaaaacaaagaaatgggCTGTGGACAGGGGGAGGACGGTGCAGTCCCTGGCTCAGTTCATCTCTCGCTTCCTCAAACTCGATGCTAATGAACAACTG TTCATCTATGTTCATCAGTCATTTGCACCATCACCAGATCAAGAAGTGGGGGTCCTCTTTGAT TGTTTCGCCAGCGATGGGAAGCTTGTTCTGCATTATTGTAAATCTCAAGCCTGGGGTTAG